From Bicyclus anynana chromosome 18, ilBicAnyn1.1, whole genome shotgun sequence, a single genomic window includes:
- the LOC128198980 gene encoding uncharacterized protein LOC128198980, translating into MICKIFIFLVLIMEFVIAVNDEVKNNIQELETQKNDLYKQIQKAIDRSVSSLLKANDSEATLGLQYMRDLKKHIKELNRTEKESHEEKDIEIDSKSDLENRRSYKGMKYLIKRPKNPFDFETILKPNKISGKEWNEMIVNRNKMQQKLDMWIIERQKEKERRKQHKMEKKKLEMSGKYERCPRTGLYGRKKNEARKRSRKCVTEVDATTGQRYQKCYMPPESAEGRGKISKKESSQYKYPCCRKCCKKSYMGCL; encoded by the exons atgatttgtaaaatatttatatttttagttttaattatggAATTTGTTATAGCAGTTAATGATGAGGTGAAAAATAATATCCAAGAGTTGGAAACACAAAAAAATGATCTATACAAACAGATACAAAAAGCTATTGACAGAAGTGTGTCATCTTTACTTAAAGCTAATGACTCGGAGGCTACTTTAGGCCTACAATACATGAGAGACttgaaaaaacatataaaagaaCTCAACCGAACAGAAAAAGAGTCTCACGAAGAAAAAGATATAGAGATTGACTCAAAATCAGATTTGGAAAATAGACGAAGTTACAAAGGAatgaagtatttaataaaaagaccTAAGAATCCCTTCGATTTTGAAACGATTTTAAAACCTAATAAAATCTCGGGAAAAGAGTGGAACGAGATGATAGTAAACCGAAACAAAATGCAACAGAAATTGGACATGTGGATAATAGAACGACAAAAG GAGAAGGAGAGAAGAAAACAGCATAAAATGGAGAAAAAGAAACTGGAGATGTCGGGGAAATATGAGAGATGCCCCAGAACTGGACTCTACGGAAGAAAGAAGAATGAAGCTAGAAAGAGATCGAGAAAATGTGTGACTGAAGTGGACGCGACGACAGGCCAGCGCTACCAGAAGTGCTACATGCCGCCGGAGTCTGCAGAAGGACGGGggaaaattagtaaaaaagagTCCTCGCAATACAAATATCCATGTTGTAGAAAGTGCTGTAAGAAGTCCTATATGGGCTGTCTGTGA